In one window of Synechococcus sp. M16CYN DNA:
- a CDS encoding chorismate lyase, whose amino-acid sequence MLSPRPLWQASTATLLDASGPRQLPGGWRLMLLGDGSPTRHLRLLTGQPVTVDLIAMETEQNGHPYTPVEVHELQAPLLRRQVWLVCGGIPLAWAESWWNQTEAELHLQDRNQPIWSNLTRGRSELFRQVDGLALVEADWLQQTFGRCGPFWSRHYRFFRSGVALTVIREVFSPQLENWLGSTLALRQKLATK is encoded by the coding sequence TTGCTCTCGCCCCGTCCTCTTTGGCAGGCTTCCACAGCAACGTTATTAGACGCTAGTGGGCCGCGGCAACTGCCGGGAGGTTGGCGGCTCATGTTACTGGGGGATGGCAGCCCAACGCGTCATCTCCGTCTTCTCACAGGTCAACCGGTCACCGTTGATCTGATTGCCATGGAAACAGAGCAAAATGGTCATCCTTATACTCCCGTTGAGGTGCATGAATTACAGGCCCCTTTATTGCGCCGCCAGGTGTGGCTTGTTTGCGGAGGAATACCACTGGCTTGGGCTGAAAGCTGGTGGAATCAAACTGAAGCAGAATTGCACTTGCAAGACCGTAACCAACCAATTTGGTCAAATCTCACCCGAGGAAGATCAGAACTGTTTCGCCAAGTAGATGGACTTGCTCTTGTGGAAGCGGATTGGCTACAACAGACGTTTGGCCGCTGCGGTCCATTTTGGAGTCGCCACTATCGCTTCTTTCGAAGCGGAGTAGCCCTCACGGTAATCCGTGAGGTTTTTAGTCCACAACTAGAAAACTGGCTAGGCTCAACCTTAGCCCTTCGCCAAAAGCTGGCTACAAAGTAA